One Aegilops tauschii subsp. strangulata cultivar AL8/78 chromosome 7, Aet v6.0, whole genome shotgun sequence genomic window carries:
- the LOC109763750 gene encoding F-box protein At2g26160-like, whose amino-acid sequence MKAAQFGPWSDLPTELLGLVLKRLDSLADRVRLRAVCQPWRSNSMLQNLPLPFPWLTLTDGTFLSIPGSEVHRMPLPDGARWHGSIDNRLFLISCDGACSLLNPFCKSTLELPNLASVWQREIDNHAEYTDDPVSYKLVAPSPLESSPKSLVAAVIIGNCYSVDLCVVQPPATTYSFRGIRTALGEPPTLVDLAFLDGRLYVVSGFFKLFVVDFGENLGTYPKMKCVIDSGGDCGMPQYLSKKVLYGLSQYLLECGGRLLMVQRFTHSQGFRNSHTVGFNVLEADLRTNPGQWRTVSDLGGHAVFVGKQSSKSLPAGECSGSQEDCIYFICDYPCPESSAEPLRDAGIYNVRNGTIMPLLSRSPAVPQRQAGQWGLTWFFPPEAI is encoded by the coding sequence ATGAAGGCTGCACAGTTTGGACCTTGGTCAGATCTTCCTACCGAACTCCTGGGCCTTGTCCTAAAGCGCCTGGATTCCCTAGCTGACCGTGTTCGTCTGAGAGCAGTCTGTCAGCCATGGCGCTCTAATAGTATGTTGCAGAATCTTCCCCTCCCATTCCCTTGGCTCACCCTCACCGATGGAACCTTCCTCAGCATCCCAGGCAGTGAGGTTCACCGCATGCCTCTACCAGATGGTGCTCGTTGGCACGGCTCCATTGATAACAGGCTATTCCTCATAAGCTGTGATGGTGCGTGTTCATTGCTGAACCCTTTTTGCAAGAGCACACTGGAGCTTCCTAATCTTGCAAGTGTTTGGCAGCGCGAGATAGATAACCATGCTGAATATACTGATGATCCAGTTTCCTATAAGTTAGTGGCGCCCTCGCCGCTGGAATCATCACCCAAGTCCCTTGTTGCTGCGGTGATCATCGGCAATTGTTATTCTGTTGATCTTTGTGTCGTTCAACCACCTGCCACCACTTACTCATTCAGAGGTATACGTACTGCACTGGGGGAGCCACCAACATTAGTGGACCTTGCATTCTTGGATGGAAGGCTGTACGTGGTATCTGGATTTTTCAAGCTTTTCGTCGTTGAttttggtgagaaccttggtacTTATCCAAAGATGAAATGCGTAATTGACTCTGGTGGTGATTGTGGAATGCCTCAATACCTGTCTAAGAAGGTGCTTTATGGACTCAGCCAGTATTTACTGGAATGTGGTGGTAGGCTGCTGATGGTGCAAAGATTTACACACTCACAGGGTTTTAGGAATTCTCACACTGTTGGATTTAACGTCCTTGAGGCAGACTTGCGCACTAACCCTGGTCAGTGGAGAACGGTGAGTGATTTGGGTGGCCATGCTGTCTTTGTTGGAAAGCAAAGTTCGAAGTCCCTGCCTGCTGGAGAATGCAGTGGATCCCAGGAGGACTGCATCTACTTCATCTGTGATTATCCTTGTCCAGAGTCTTCTGCAGAACCTCTTCGGGACGCTGGCATATACAACGTGAGAAATGGGACGATCATGCCATTACTTTCAAGGAGTCCTGCAGTACCGCAACGCCAAGCTGGTCAGTGGGGCCTGACATGGTTTTTTCCTCCTGAAGCTATATGA